In one window of Aquimarina spinulae DNA:
- a CDS encoding sensor histidine kinase, producing the protein MNTSRIALYIGHLMFWLLNYWFVALGSEFNWNGFTYISGSLAYAYAYGLFFNAVLFYSQVFLFTRIYKRNKKINFYLVTILVIIIVTVIETYCDFILYRSYNINDEPLLGSFLTNFIVHILYTAAGFYYIVKFEYRKSEKTKQKLIEETYKIELKYLKAQLNPHFLFNGINSVYHLIGKDDVLAKETLLQFSGLLRYQLYESNTHILLEKELDYVLKYIKIEETRRSPDIHLDYEIKSENSQLKIAPLLLIPFIENAFKHGGNHIDSTLNTITIKIEEIERKLSLNVVNSYDESSAHTNRVGGIGLTNVQKRLLLLYPDQHQLDIKKDKAKHIVDLSINL; encoded by the coding sequence ATGAATACATCTAGAATAGCGCTGTATATAGGACACCTAATGTTTTGGTTACTAAATTATTGGTTTGTTGCTCTTGGATCAGAATTTAATTGGAATGGTTTTACTTATATCTCTGGTAGTTTAGCGTACGCATATGCCTATGGGCTTTTCTTTAATGCAGTTTTGTTTTATTCCCAAGTTTTTTTGTTTACAAGAATATATAAGCGTAACAAAAAAATAAACTTTTATCTAGTAACTATTCTTGTAATTATAATAGTAACTGTAATCGAAACATATTGTGATTTTATATTATATCGTTCCTATAATATAAATGATGAGCCGTTGTTAGGAAGTTTTTTAACTAATTTTATTGTACATATCTTATATACTGCTGCCGGTTTTTATTACATCGTAAAATTTGAATACAGAAAATCCGAAAAAACAAAGCAAAAATTGATAGAAGAAACTTATAAAATAGAGTTGAAATACTTAAAAGCACAGTTGAATCCTCATTTTTTATTTAATGGTATTAATAGTGTTTACCATTTAATTGGTAAAGATGATGTTTTAGCAAAAGAGACTTTGCTACAGTTTTCTGGTTTATTACGATATCAATTGTATGAAAGTAATACTCATATTTTATTGGAAAAAGAATTGGACTATGTGTTAAAATATATTAAAATTGAAGAGACACGTAGAAGCCCAGATATTCACTTAGATTATGAAATCAAATCAGAAAACTCTCAATTAAAGATTGCACCTTTATTATTAATCCCTTTTATTGAAAATGCCTTTAAGCATGGTGGTAATCATATAGATAGTACTTTGAATACTATTACAATAAAAATTGAAGAAATTGAAAGAAAACTTTCCTTAAACGTTGTAAATAGTTATGATGAATCTTCAGCACATACGAATAGAGTAGGAGGAATAGGATTAACCAATGTGCAAAAACGGTTATTATTATTATATCCTGACCAACATCAACTCGACATAAAAAAAGACAAGGCCAAACATATTGTTGATCTTTCTATTAATTTATAA
- a CDS encoding zinc ribbon domain-containing protein — translation MNCKNCNQKLDLTMKFCPNCGQEKIDQFDASYLLKMIKEGLSFDKGFAYNLKSLFYSGGNTTNRFVSGKTRPFQNPILFYITTLGLLFLIVNLTQDLLNGDFFQILEDGKKEYIKINTRGPDTKQVRWLYFIITILIIPLYSIIFHLFRDYKKQSFIRSIIAALFLLSAINIIQSFVLLINRITFYFLVNSIGYYDSSSIGMLITFIFLIVYVTYFLYTYFTNKRIKKTVIVMVSTLLLIIVIIYIGESTKNVIEVRV, via the coding sequence ATGAACTGTAAGAATTGTAATCAAAAACTTGATTTAACCATGAAGTTTTGCCCAAACTGCGGGCAAGAAAAGATAGATCAATTTGATGCTAGTTATTTATTGAAAATGATAAAAGAAGGACTTTCTTTTGATAAAGGATTTGCATATAATTTAAAAAGTTTATTCTATTCAGGAGGAAACACAACTAATCGATTTGTTTCTGGGAAAACACGACCGTTTCAAAACCCCATTCTTTTTTATATTACAACACTCGGACTTTTATTTTTGATAGTAAACTTGACTCAGGATTTATTAAATGGAGATTTTTTTCAAATACTAGAAGACGGTAAAAAAGAATATATAAAAATTAATACTCGTGGTCCGGATACGAAACAAGTGAGGTGGCTTTACTTTATAATTACAATTCTAATTATCCCACTATATTCTATTATTTTTCATCTATTTAGAGATTATAAGAAGCAATCATTTATCCGATCGATTATAGCTGCGCTCTTCTTGTTGAGTGCTATAAATATTATTCAATCATTTGTGCTATTAATTAATAGAATTACATTTTATTTTTTAGTAAACTCAATTGGTTATTATGATTCCAGTTCAATAGGAATGTTGATTACTTTTATCTTTCTAATAGTGTATGTAACCTATTTTTTATATACCTATTTCACAAACAAGAGAATAAAAAAAACGGTAATAGTAATGGTAAGTACTCTTTTACTAATTATTGTGATTATTTATATTGGCGAAAGTACAAAGAATGTTATAGAAGTTAGGGTTTAA
- a CDS encoding LytR/AlgR family response regulator transcription factor has translation MKQFNCLIIDDEPIARKGIEDYCNEISSLNVVALCKNVLQANHYLEKNQIDLIFLDINMPIVSGIDWLKGLKNSPSVIMTTAYEDYALESFSYNVLDYLVKPISFERFLQAVNKVYKYYPNSAENEVLFLRSEKQLKKININDILFVEAMQNYIKVITLEETIITNMTLKSFKEQLPENNFIQTHKSYVVSKYKVNKIIENQIIINNYQIPISVRLRKKVLDSFDNM, from the coding sequence ATGAAACAATTCAACTGTTTAATTATTGATGATGAACCCATTGCTAGAAAAGGCATCGAAGATTATTGTAATGAAATTTCGTCTTTAAATGTAGTTGCGTTATGTAAGAATGTGTTGCAAGCAAACCATTATTTAGAAAAAAATCAAATTGATTTAATTTTTTTAGATATCAATATGCCAATAGTTTCAGGTATTGATTGGTTAAAAGGTTTAAAAAACTCCCCTTCAGTTATTATGACAACGGCATATGAAGACTATGCTTTGGAAAGCTTTTCCTATAACGTTTTAGATTATTTAGTAAAGCCCATTTCTTTCGAACGTTTTTTACAGGCGGTTAATAAAGTCTATAAATATTACCCCAATAGCGCTGAAAATGAAGTTTTGTTTTTAAGAAGTGAAAAACAGCTTAAAAAAATAAACATAAATGATATTCTATTTGTAGAAGCAATGCAAAATTACATTAAAGTAATAACACTAGAAGAGACTATAATTACAAATATGACTTTAAAGAGCTTTAAAGAACAATTACCAGAAAATAATTTTATACAAACACATAAATCATATGTAGTGTCAAAATATAAAGTGAATAAAATTATAGAAAATCAAATTATTATTAACAATTATCAAATACCTATAAGTGTACGACTAAGGAAAAAAGTTCTAGATAGTTTCGACAATATGTAA
- a CDS encoding M23 family metallopeptidase translates to MKPIIYIFSFLTVLLMSSCSDTLIGDEGQIEEDIFLNYQTKTELELPFENEWYVVWGGKSIVQNKHFNNRHERYAMDILQVVNGASFTGDGTKNEDYYCFGERLNAPGDGKIIAIENNIEDNIPGVLNKAGGNYIIIDHLNGEVSVMAHFKKGSIIVAVGDTVVKGQEVGKTGNSGNSTQPHLHYHLTTSDSPNGIGLPPQFINYYEDDVFVLKGEPVRGQKVRKN, encoded by the coding sequence ATGAAACCTATAATTTACATTTTCTCGTTCTTAACTGTTTTATTAATGAGTTCTTGCTCTGATACTCTAATAGGAGATGAAGGACAAATCGAAGAAGATATTTTTTTAAATTACCAAACGAAAACAGAATTAGAACTGCCATTTGAAAACGAATGGTATGTAGTTTGGGGAGGAAAATCAATTGTACAGAATAAACATTTTAATAATCGTCATGAGAGATATGCTATGGACATTCTACAAGTAGTAAATGGAGCTTCTTTTACTGGAGATGGTACTAAAAACGAAGATTATTATTGTTTTGGCGAGCGTTTAAATGCGCCTGGTGATGGAAAAATAATAGCTATAGAAAATAATATTGAAGATAATATTCCTGGAGTTCTTAATAAAGCTGGGGGTAATTATATCATAATTGATCACTTAAACGGTGAAGTTTCTGTAATGGCACACTTTAAAAAAGGGTCAATAATAGTTGCTGTTGGTGATACTGTTGTCAAAGGTCAAGAAGTCGGTAAGACTGGAAATAGTGGAAATTCTACTCAACCACATTTACATTATCATTTAACAACATCAGATAGTCCAAATGGTATTGGGCTTCCTCCTCAATTTATAAATTACTATGAAGATGATGTATTTGTATTAAAAGGTGAACCAGTAAGAGGACAAAAAGTTAGAAAAAATTAA
- a CDS encoding LytR/AlgR family response regulator transcription factor, with protein MQILIIEDEPRAASQLQNLLTKSAFNFQLLDIIDTVEDAVVWFTENTAPDLVFMDIQLADGLSFEIFQKTEVIAPIIFTTAFDEYAIQAFKVNSVDYLLKPIQQDELDTALNKFKKTNATIPQVGPELLKNLLQSIQEPKKRTGILVKEGSGFVQIKTSALLYIYSQESITFGVTHNKRYIIDETMDQLYDSLDDTTFYRINRGQIVAKNSIEKIASYFNHRVKLSVSNPRDQEFIVSRQKTSHFKDWMNK; from the coding sequence ATGCAAATACTAATCATTGAAGATGAACCACGCGCAGCGAGTCAGTTACAAAATTTATTAACTAAAAGTGCTTTTAATTTTCAGTTATTAGACATTATTGATACTGTTGAAGATGCTGTAGTATGGTTTACAGAAAATACCGCACCAGATTTAGTTTTTATGGATATCCAATTAGCAGATGGGTTAAGTTTTGAAATATTTCAGAAAACAGAAGTTATTGCACCCATTATCTTTACAACAGCTTTTGATGAGTATGCCATTCAAGCTTTTAAAGTAAATAGTGTAGATTATTTACTAAAACCTATTCAGCAAGACGAATTAGATACAGCATTAAACAAATTTAAAAAAACGAATGCAACAATTCCTCAAGTAGGTCCAGAGCTTTTAAAAAACCTTCTTCAAAGCATACAAGAGCCCAAAAAACGTACAGGAATACTCGTTAAAGAGGGGAGTGGTTTTGTTCAAATAAAAACGTCGGCTCTTTTGTATATTTATTCTCAAGAGAGTATCACTTTTGGAGTTACTCATAACAAACGATACATTATAGATGAGACGATGGATCAATTATATGATTCGCTAGACGATACTACATTTTACAGAATTAATCGAGGGCAAATTGTAGCTAAAAATTCCATAGAAAAAATAGCATCATATTTTAACCATAGAGTAAAGTTATCTGTTTCAAATCCAAGAGATCAAGAGTTTATTGTAAGTAGACAAAAGACCAGTCATTTCAAGGACTGGATGAACAAATAA
- a CDS encoding helix-turn-helix domain-containing protein, translating into MEENKLIINIYTIIGIAAITQGIFLGLYMFVKKRAHKTRAYLLGFLLLIFAFILIHDVLSYSRYMISVPYFLGLGPVFTFAIGPLIFLYVRFICIKGIRLKWVDFLHFIPTLFVFINRIELFLLQKEEKVRKLQNAYVYLDSNQKSNQTIVEAFQHFTIWHIQPFIYLLLSLVLIYKYNNYIKQYFSDISKLQLSWMKNLLFGYLLIWGIESSIELFPVVFNLESVYSKPVSIVLMSLHVFLFVIIALNHTDESIGVTIDQFDKKEKKTIELPDEEIESLRFKIKNAFKSDKLYHNPKLTLRKLSDTVAVNSKQVSYIINHIEHKNFFDFVNDYRVEEAKLLLEDDDYYKYTIAAIGEMVGFNSRDAFYRAFKKKYGRTPASFR; encoded by the coding sequence ATGGAAGAAAATAAGTTAATTATTAATATTTACACAATTATAGGCATTGCTGCTATAACCCAGGGAATCTTTCTTGGGTTATATATGTTTGTAAAAAAAAGAGCTCATAAAACCAGAGCCTACTTATTGGGGTTCTTACTACTCATATTTGCTTTTATCCTCATCCATGACGTGCTCTCATATAGCCGTTATATGATAAGTGTTCCTTATTTTTTGGGTTTAGGACCAGTTTTTACATTTGCAATTGGTCCATTAATCTTTTTATATGTCCGTTTTATTTGTATTAAAGGAATTCGGTTAAAATGGGTAGATTTTTTGCATTTTATTCCAACCTTATTTGTATTTATAAACCGTATTGAACTTTTTTTACTTCAAAAAGAAGAAAAGGTAAGAAAGCTCCAAAATGCCTATGTTTATTTAGATAGTAATCAAAAAAGTAATCAAACCATAGTTGAAGCTTTTCAACATTTTACCATTTGGCACATACAACCATTCATATATTTATTACTTTCTCTTGTATTGATTTATAAGTACAATAATTATATAAAACAGTATTTTTCTGATATTTCTAAATTACAATTATCATGGATGAAAAATCTTTTGTTTGGCTATTTATTAATTTGGGGAATTGAATCTAGCATCGAATTATTTCCCGTTGTTTTCAATTTAGAAAGTGTATATAGTAAACCTGTATCTATAGTATTGATGTCGTTACATGTGTTTCTATTTGTTATTATTGCATTAAACCACACAGATGAAAGTATCGGAGTAACAATTGATCAATTTGATAAAAAAGAAAAGAAGACTATAGAATTACCCGACGAAGAAATTGAATCATTAAGGTTTAAAATAAAAAATGCTTTTAAAAGTGACAAGTTATATCATAATCCAAAACTTACATTGAGAAAGTTAAGTGATACTGTAGCTGTTAATAGTAAACAAGTTTCTTATATAATCAATCATATAGAACATAAAAATTTCTTTGACTTTGTAAATGATTATCGTGTAGAAGAAGCCAAGTTATTATTAGAAGATGATGATTATTATAAATATACAATAGCAGCGATAGGTGAAATGGTAGGTTTCAATTCCCGAGATGCATTTTATAGAGCTTTTAAAAAAAAGTATGGAAGAACACCAGCTAGTTTTAGATAA
- a CDS encoding sensor histidine kinase has translation MMLFNKTKRIQYLGFNDMWFSVVGILILSLSTDYIFNNSFQSYPLALAFYSWGASLIITICDWLIIRWILIFLRKKYPDFSDDVKRIVIFFLAIVTTIFVVDYVGGHSIQYIYRLLGKNANYFTQLKVLLPVTLVTIMIMAIYEAMYYYVRLKKSIREEEQTKQVMIQAQLDTLRNQAQPHFLFNSLNTLRDIIDQDSKEDAKGFVDNLSNVYRFILESGNTNLIAVEKELKFAKAYVYIQSERFGDNLQMNWNVPENKLTSMIVPMSLQLLIENAIKHNIVSRAKPLIITVTIKDDFLVVHNKIQTKSTKVPSTKIGLKNIEQRYALITNKLPEITSDGIQFTVSLPLLKLSDQKKNYANTNH, from the coding sequence ATGATGTTATTTAACAAAACGAAACGTATACAATATTTAGGATTTAATGATATGTGGTTTTCGGTTGTTGGTATTTTGATTTTAAGCCTTAGTACAGATTATATCTTTAATAATTCTTTTCAAAGTTATCCACTAGCATTGGCTTTTTATAGTTGGGGAGCTTCTTTAATCATAACCATTTGTGATTGGCTGATTATACGATGGATTTTAATTTTTTTACGTAAAAAGTATCCTGATTTTAGTGACGATGTAAAGCGCATAGTCATTTTTTTTCTAGCCATTGTCACTACTATATTCGTTGTTGATTATGTAGGTGGGCATTCGATTCAATATATATATCGTCTTTTGGGTAAAAATGCAAATTATTTCACACAGTTGAAAGTATTGCTACCTGTTACCTTAGTAACCATAATGATTATGGCGATATACGAAGCTATGTATTATTATGTAAGACTTAAAAAATCTATTAGAGAAGAAGAACAAACAAAACAAGTAATGATCCAAGCCCAATTAGATACGTTACGTAATCAAGCGCAACCCCACTTTTTATTTAATAGTTTAAATACGTTACGAGATATTATCGATCAAGATTCTAAAGAAGATGCAAAGGGTTTTGTAGATAATCTATCTAATGTGTATCGCTTTATATTAGAATCTGGAAATACTAATTTAATTGCTGTCGAAAAGGAGTTAAAATTTGCTAAAGCATATGTCTATATTCAATCTGAAAGGTTTGGAGACAATCTACAAATGAATTGGAATGTTCCGGAGAATAAGTTAACCTCTATGATAGTACCTATGAGTTTACAACTATTAATAGAAAATGCTATAAAACACAATATAGTTTCCAGGGCGAAACCATTAATCATAACGGTAACAATTAAAGATGATTTTTTAGTCGTTCACAACAAAATTCAAACGAAATCAACAAAAGTACCTTCTACAAAAATTGGGTTAAAAAATATTGAACAGCGATATGCATTAATTACGAATAAGCTCCCTGAAATCACAAGTGATGGAATTCAATTTACCGTTTCTTTACCCTTATTAAAATTATCTGATCAAAAGAAAAATTATGCAAATACTAATCATTGA
- a CDS encoding helix-turn-helix domain-containing protein: MSWTKYILFAINMQWLCHILISGWLFFMHINKLSSKKEKNHPINLWIGLLLISVTLLWLLYFFVSFSYFVVGSITFSALFYSFFLYFVFNKKVRTKIFPIQKKNIIEKIDNSTEAVIIIKLNTLMIEQKPYKNPNLKLKDLAEYLELSSHQVSQLLNDNLGKSFSEFTNEYRIEEAKQLIQSNSKYTLEAIGNESGFNSKSMFYKYFKSIVGMTPKKYKEGFLSS, from the coding sequence GTGTCTTGGACAAAATACATTCTATTTGCAATTAATATGCAATGGTTATGTCATATACTGATTTCTGGTTGGTTATTTTTTATGCACATAAATAAACTATCATCAAAGAAAGAAAAAAACCATCCTATTAATTTGTGGATTGGTTTATTGCTTATAAGCGTGACCTTGTTATGGCTATTATATTTTTTTGTAAGCTTCAGCTATTTTGTAGTCGGTTCAATTACCTTTTCTGCATTATTTTATTCTTTTTTCTTGTATTTCGTTTTTAATAAAAAAGTGCGGACAAAAATTTTCCCCATTCAGAAAAAAAATATAATTGAAAAAATAGATAATTCAACCGAAGCAGTTATCATAATAAAACTTAACACTTTGATGATAGAACAAAAACCTTATAAAAACCCTAATTTAAAACTTAAGGATTTAGCTGAATATTTAGAACTATCTTCTCATCAAGTTTCGCAATTACTTAATGATAATTTGGGTAAGAGTTTTTCAGAATTCACCAATGAATATCGTATTGAAGAAGCAAAACAATTAATTCAATCAAATTCTAAATATACATTAGAAGCTATTGGGAATGAATCTGGATTTAATTCAAAATCAATGTTTTATAAATATTTTAAGAGTATCGTTGGAATGACGCCCAAAAAGTACAAAGAAGGTTTTTTAAGTTCATAA
- a CDS encoding M20 metallopeptidase family protein: protein MKTQLIAILLIVTTGILSAQSGKSISNYQQIEKQTDAIYSSLVEIRRDLHMHPELSKQEKRTSKIVAEYLEKLGIEVKTNIGGNGVVGILKGDKEGRNIAWRADMDAIKINEPDVVDFKSKNEGVRHICGHDVHTTIGLGIATVLSQQKEDLEGTVYFIFQPAEETFTGAKDMIEDGLFDIIKPDEVYGLHIGPETSGMINVKANELFAHTKTLKVKFKPSANENELENFMNSILKGFVRNIEQKGSPWDIINKISDPKIGLTSKETIFKDYFILQGARLNTDTDKAVTFYNASFLETDIKRVNNIPHEIKKLILNSKFKDSFISIGYSKDYAGTPINDPELTRIATQTISSFYNKEMFTPLYGQVPYFGEDFIFYQQKVPGVFFFLGGSNIEKGISSMPHTPNFAVDEKTIKYGVQSFATLLLERANSK from the coding sequence ATGAAAACACAACTTATAGCCATACTTCTAATAGTAACTACAGGAATACTTTCTGCTCAATCAGGTAAAAGTATCAGCAACTATCAACAAATAGAAAAACAAACTGATGCTATCTATAGTAGCTTAGTTGAAATTAGAAGAGATTTACATATGCACCCAGAGTTATCGAAACAAGAAAAAAGAACTTCTAAAATCGTTGCTGAGTATCTGGAAAAATTAGGCATAGAAGTAAAAACGAATATCGGCGGAAACGGTGTGGTAGGAATTTTAAAAGGCGATAAAGAAGGAAGAAATATTGCCTGGAGAGCTGATATGGATGCCATAAAAATAAATGAGCCAGATGTTGTTGATTTTAAATCTAAAAATGAAGGTGTACGGCATATCTGTGGCCATGATGTTCATACAACAATTGGTTTAGGAATTGCTACTGTTTTATCACAACAAAAAGAAGATCTAGAAGGTACCGTTTACTTTATTTTTCAACCAGCAGAAGAAACTTTCACAGGTGCAAAAGATATGATTGAAGATGGTCTTTTTGACATCATTAAGCCAGATGAAGTTTATGGTTTACATATTGGCCCAGAAACATCTGGAATGATCAACGTTAAGGCTAATGAGTTATTTGCACATACAAAAACACTTAAGGTAAAATTCAAGCCTAGCGCCAATGAAAATGAATTAGAAAACTTCATGAATAGTATATTAAAAGGTTTTGTTCGTAATATTGAACAGAAAGGCTCACCTTGGGATATCATAAATAAGATTTCAGATCCTAAAATAGGGTTGACAAGCAAAGAAACAATTTTTAAAGATTACTTCATTTTACAAGGGGCAAGACTTAATACAGATACAGATAAGGCTGTTACTTTTTATAATGCTAGCTTTCTTGAAACTGATATAAAAAGAGTGAATAACATACCTCATGAAATAAAAAAACTAATCCTTAACTCTAAATTTAAAGATTCTTTTATCTCCATTGGATATTCAAAGGATTATGCAGGAACTCCTATAAATGATCCTGAACTTACAAGAATTGCAACACAAACAATTTCTAGTTTTTATAACAAAGAAATGTTTACACCACTGTACGGTCAAGTTCCTTATTTTGGCGAAGATTTTATATTCTATCAGCAAAAAGTACCAGGGGTATTCTTTTTCCTAGGAGGATCTAATATTGAAAAAGGTATAAGTTCTATGCCACATACACCCAACTTTGCTGTGGATGAAAAAACCATAAAATATGGCGTACAATCTTTTGCTACTTTACTCTTAGAAAGAGCAAACAGTAAATAA
- a CDS encoding S41 family peptidase, translating into MKKQIKKLLLLFITLNLITSCNSQTEKSKNVKSKKSIAKAISVLPNATIEETIVYYYKLKKEQPSIYNFNDENELNNLGYQYLNNGMAKDAIEIFKLLVSEFPNSANAYDSMGEAYYKDGNMPLALENYQKSLQLNPKNSNAEQWIVSINYKTRERPKFNQIFTKQQYLEDMDEMAQRITKKHKNPFEFITKDAFNELVKTQKSKIREGMTYKEFIWELSPIIASIACEHSHLNFFNQEDDMLPVKFRFPMEAEIVNDRLLVTNTHANEKKVTKGSSITSINGKTISEITNSIFKHIAANGHTLARKNTTFSAYITSYIPYYFKFPNAYTITLENSQQPIKLVQLQEFQYTPINNKSSFEIIEEQGYAKLRIPYFGAYGGKKLVKFKEFLETSFKKLKEKKVNKLIVDLRRNGGGCSCGAIPLLQYISKKPFIYFDANSPLPGDLSEGGEQFPMKNNFKGTTYVLIDGHVGSTGGHLASVIKTNAIATLIGEETGSSYYANGGMQQHLGTNTAVMYYISTGDTNFTTATDLPRNRGVLPDYFVYKTTKSIRENKDVQMEYALQLIKQ; encoded by the coding sequence ATGAAAAAACAAATCAAAAAACTACTACTACTTTTCATTACTTTAAATTTAATAACTAGCTGTAATTCACAAACAGAAAAAAGTAAAAACGTCAAATCCAAAAAATCAATTGCGAAAGCCATTAGTGTATTACCAAATGCTACTATAGAAGAAACCATTGTATACTATTATAAGTTAAAGAAAGAACAACCAAGCATTTATAACTTTAATGATGAAAATGAGTTAAACAATCTAGGTTATCAATACTTGAACAATGGAATGGCAAAAGATGCTATTGAAATTTTTAAACTTTTGGTGTCAGAATTTCCCAACTCTGCAAATGCATACGATAGTATGGGAGAAGCCTATTATAAAGATGGAAATATGCCATTGGCATTAGAGAACTATCAAAAATCCTTACAATTAAACCCTAAAAACAGTAATGCAGAACAATGGATTGTTTCTATCAACTATAAAACACGTGAACGTCCAAAATTCAATCAAATATTTACCAAACAACAATATTTGGAAGATATGGATGAAATGGCTCAGCGAATAACCAAAAAACATAAAAATCCATTTGAATTTATAACAAAGGATGCTTTTAATGAGCTAGTAAAAACTCAAAAAAGTAAAATAAGAGAAGGGATGACTTATAAAGAGTTCATCTGGGAACTGAGTCCCATTATTGCCAGTATTGCTTGCGAACACTCGCATCTTAATTTTTTTAATCAAGAAGATGATATGTTACCTGTTAAATTTCGATTTCCAATGGAAGCCGAAATTGTAAATGACCGCTTATTAGTTACCAATACACACGCTAATGAAAAGAAAGTAACAAAAGGGAGTAGCATAACATCTATTAATGGAAAAACGATTTCTGAAATCACTAATAGTATCTTCAAGCACATTGCTGCCAATGGACATACGTTAGCTCGTAAAAACACAACCTTTAGTGCTTATATTACTTCTTATATTCCTTATTACTTTAAGTTTCCTAATGCATATACAATAACTTTAGAAAACTCTCAACAACCTATTAAACTAGTACAACTTCAAGAGTTTCAATATACTCCAATTAACAATAAGTCTAGTTTTGAAATTATAGAAGAACAAGGCTATGCCAAATTAAGAATCCCATATTTTGGTGCTTATGGTGGGAAAAAATTAGTTAAATTCAAGGAATTCTTAGAGACTAGTTTTAAAAAGTTAAAAGAAAAAAAGGTTAATAAACTTATTGTTGATTTAAGAAGAAATGGCGGAGGATGCTCCTGTGGAGCAATCCCTTTGCTTCAATATATATCAAAAAAACCATTTATTTACTTTGATGCAAATTCACCTTTACCAGGTGATTTATCAGAAGGTGGTGAACAGTTCCCTATGAAAAATAATTTCAAAGGAACGACATATGTTTTAATAGATGGGCACGTGGGATCTACAGGTGGACATTTAGCTTCAGTCATAAAAACCAATGCTATAGCAACTTTAATAGGAGAGGAAACGGGTTCAAGTTATTATGCAAATGGAGGTATGCAACAACATTTAGGAACAAATACAGCCGTAATGTATTACATTTCAACTGGAGATACAAATTTTACCACAGCAACAGATTTACCTAGAAACAGAGGTGTTCTTCCAGATTATTTTGTATACAAAACAACTAAAAGCATAAGAGAAAATAAAGATGTTCAAATGGAGTATGCATTACAACTTATTAAGCAATAA